A stretch of the Bordetella genomosp. 8 genome encodes the following:
- a CDS encoding YdcF family protein, which translates to MTLIVFVGIVAIATLFLCLGWRRAGQAGYGIAAVLFLAVGCGPVPAWLLGQLQSAYATRPMVQWAERNAIVLLGAGTALIPGSPGVEPGFFAYPRLVEAAMLYRGCRATQADCKIIVSGGDPQYHGMPEASVYRAALVDVGIPASDILAEAESRNTWQNAQFTSAMLADYRANRVVLVSSALHLRRSLMYFAHFGIAPVPVRADYPQAVRSWLPLSFNFTLADFALHEFIGIARYHFYNGMGWNVARTQPGQA; encoded by the coding sequence ATGACGCTTATCGTCTTCGTCGGGATCGTCGCGATCGCCACCTTGTTCCTATGCCTGGGCTGGCGTCGCGCGGGCCAGGCTGGCTACGGCATCGCGGCCGTCCTGTTCCTGGCGGTCGGCTGCGGGCCCGTGCCAGCCTGGCTGCTCGGGCAACTGCAATCCGCCTACGCAACGCGGCCCATGGTGCAGTGGGCGGAGCGCAACGCCATCGTCCTGCTGGGCGCCGGCACCGCGCTTATACCCGGCTCGCCAGGTGTCGAGCCCGGTTTTTTCGCCTACCCGCGCCTGGTCGAGGCCGCCATGCTGTATCGCGGCTGCCGCGCGACGCAGGCGGACTGCAAGATCATCGTGAGCGGCGGCGATCCCCAGTACCACGGCATGCCGGAAGCCTCGGTTTACCGGGCCGCGCTGGTGGACGTCGGCATTCCGGCTTCGGACATCCTGGCCGAAGCCGAAAGCAGGAACACCTGGCAGAACGCGCAGTTCACCAGTGCCATGCTGGCCGATTACCGGGCCAACCGCGTGGTGCTGGTTTCATCGGCCCTGCATCTGCGGCGCAGCCTGATGTACTTCGCGCATTTCGGCATCGCGCCGGTGCCGGTACGGGCCGACTACCCGCAGGCCGTCAGGTCGTGGCTGCCGCTGTCCTTCAATTTCACCCTGGCGGACTTCGCACTGCATGAATTCATCGGCATCGCGCGCTACCACTTCTACAACGGGATGGGATGGAATGTCGCAAGGACCCAGCCCGGCCAGGCGTGA